The following proteins are encoded in a genomic region of Drosophila bipectinata strain 14024-0381.07 chromosome XL, DbipHiC1v2, whole genome shotgun sequence:
- the LOC108124067 gene encoding U3 small nucleolar RNA-associated protein 15 homolog: MQANFLPLNIRRFQQRAQVETPDTIYWERLSKADLLKEHNTIDYIDFSPSDPDNFVVTCSVRVQIYNLVTKLVVKNLSRFQKTAYGATFRQDGRLLAAGDEEGHVKLFDTTSRNILRLFKGHTAPVHRTFFTADKLQLASFCDDKSIRLWDVANEKVVQTYEDAHTDYIRAGAMHPLASNVFASGGYDGKIHLYDTRAEKALQQTLDHGAPVESMLFLPNGSVFVTAGGNQVRVWDMISGCRLLTTMAQHHKTVTCLRLGSDGRRLLSGGLDRHVKIYDVSTYKTVHTLTYPNAVVSLGVASGDQAVVAGMVDGLVSIRRMIVDSKPSHLRKIRASRAKAHHKRPTAHPSVPQDVDHVVKDRVKGTGLQTYDVQLRRFNHKKALDNVMYLQRLEKQPELVVAVITDLLHRKSLDKALLDRPEHILIKFIDFICAHLSETRFMRPLMNAASTILDVFERQLVTCSDKLLKALEKLSRTVENEIHLTTELMQLKGAMDMLIGVSLESDEVRHRPTYVQPAKAPKMQPSQAAEKYVVFVE; encoded by the exons ATGCAGGCCAACTTCCTCCCATTGAACATAAGACGGTTCCAGCAGCGGGCGCAGGTGGAAACCCCAGACACAATATACTGGGAGCGGTTATCG AAAGCAGATCTCCTGAAGGAACACAACACCATCGACTATATAGACTTTAGCCCCAGCGATCCGGACAACTTCGTGGTCACATGCTCGGTGAGAGTACAGATCTACAACCTGGTCACAAAGCTGGTGGTGAAGAACCTCTCCAGGTTTCAAAAGACAGCCTATGGAGCCACGTTCAGGCAGGATGGACGGTTACTGGCCGCCGGCGACGAAGAGGGCCATGTCAAGCTGTTCGACACGACGAGCAGAAACATCCTCCGCCTGTTCAAAGGACACACCGCCCCAGTGCATCGGACCTTCTTTACGGCCGACAAACTGCAGTTGGCCAGCTTCTGCGACGACAAATCCATCCGCCTGTGGGACGTCGCCAACGAGAAGGTGGTTCAGACGTACGAGGATGCCCATACAGACTACATCCGGGCGGGTGCCATGCATCCCCTGGCATCGAATGTGTTCGCCTCCGGTGGTTACGATGGCAAAATCCATCTCTACGACACGAGAGCCGAGAAAGCGTTGCAACAGACACTGGATCACGGAGCACCTGTGGAATCCATGCTGTTCCTGCCCAATGGCTCGGTATTTGTCACCGCCGGTGGTAACCAGGTTCGTGTTTGGGACATGATCAGTGGCTGCCGTCTGCTCACCACCATGGCGCAGCACCACAAAACCGTAACCTGTCTCAGGCTGGGATCAGATGGCCGGCGCCTGTTGTCGGGTGGTCTGGACCGGCACGTCAAGATCTACGATGTCAGCACCTACAAAACAGTGCACACACTTACCTATCCCAATGCCGTGGTGAGCTTGGGCGTGGCTAGCGGCGATCAGGCTGTGGTGGCTGGTATGGTCGATGGCCTAGTGTCCATTCGACGGATGATCGTCGACAGCAAGCCGAGTCACTTGAGGAAGATCCGCGCCTCTCGAGCGAAGGCGCATCACAAGCGTCCAACTGCTCATCCAAGCGTTCCCCAGGATGTGGATCACGTCGTCAAGGATCGCGTGAAAGGAACCGGCCTGCAAACCTACGATGTACAGTTGCGGCGATTCAATCATAAGAAGGCACTGGACAATGTTATGTATCTGCAGAGGTTGGAGAAGCAGCCGGAGCTGGTGGTGGCGGTGATAACGGACCTACTGCATCGGAAATCCCTGGACAAAGCCCTCCTAGACCGGCCCGAGCACATTCTCATCAAGTTCATCGACTTTATCTGCGCCCACCTCTCCGAGACACGTTTCATGCGACCCCTGATGAACGCAGCCAGCACCATACTGGACGTCTTCGAGCGCCAGCTGGTGACCTGCAGCGATAAGCTGTTAAAGGCCCTGGAGAAGCTATCGCGGACGGTTGAGAACGAGATCCACCTGACGACAGAGCTGATGCAGCTGAAGGGCGCCATGGATATGCTGATAGGTGTGTCGCTGGAGAGCGACGAGGTGCGACACAGGCCCACCTACGTCCAACCGGCAAAAGCTCCCAAAATGCAGCCCTCCCAAGCGGCGGAGAAGTATGTGGTGTTTGTGGAGTGA
- the temp gene encoding protein prenyltransferase alpha subunit repeat-containing protein 1 has product MAEERNEKKVLCEKIIQDINAVFQKDADLASFEIIPKETNCNKSPVVHVEHNLGLESWCAQHVYDHAHRTLISHRRQTWQQQLRTLQQQQQSDSLAKYLNVALLINPDVTTFWHIRRQLVQKNRLSINKELQFSALVLSIKPKSNEAFAYRRWLYSFQSADAIDWPNEIGICERAADRCASNYHAWSHRQWILQSGPCLLQSELLRTEKFMRKHISDYSCYHYRQVLLGRAYELCFALPTAEPTSSSGSSSLASLQQLLAENYGLPCQARAESLLSLLLPHVDRSSVSEQRLRSFLYCCNVAAHDMRLCSEQRTLYGARDCFELHRRAALKFIVEECVRLEAGLASGPTVGNVASAAKELQSHLTSLDFEAHPFLGAVRQAEFTLGSKHRRWCNLHLSFGYPAD; this is encoded by the exons ATGGCGGAGGAGCGCAACGAAAAGAAGGTCCTCTGCGAGAAGATCATCCAGGACATAAATGCGGTGTTCCAAAAGGATGCAGACCT TGCCTCCTTTGAGATCATACCCAAGGAGACGAACTGCAACAAATCGCCGGTGGTGCATGTGGAGCACAACCTGGGCCTGGAGTCGTGGTGTGCCCAGCATGTCTACGATCATGCCCATCGCACCCTTATCTCTCATCGCCGCCAGACGTGGCAGCAACAGCTCCGCACCctacaacagcagcagcagagcgACTCCCTGGCCAAGTACCTGAATGTGGCGCTGCTGATTAATCCGGACGTGACCACTTTCTGGCATATACGTCGCCAGCTGGTGCAGAAGAACCGCCTGAGCATCAACAAGGAGCTTCAGTTCTCCGCCCTCGTGCTGTCCATCAAGCCCAAGTCCAACGAGGCATTCGCCTATCGCCGTTGGCTCTACTCGTTCCAAA GCGCCGACGCCATCGACTGGCCCAACGAGATCGGAATCTGCGAGCGGGCGGCGGATCGGTGCGCCAGTAATTACCATGCCTGGTCGCATCGCCAGTGGATCCTGCAGAGCGGCCCCTGTCTGCTCCAATCGGAGCTGCTGCGCACCGAGAAGTTCATGCGGAAGCACATCAGCGACTACAGCTGCTACCACTATCGCCAGGTGCTCCTCGGACGAGCCTACGAGCTCTGCTTTGCCCTGCCCACCGCCGAACCCACCTCAAGTTCGGGATCTTCATCGCTGGCCAGTCTACAGCAACTACTGGCCGAGAACTATGGCCTGCCGTGTCAGGCCAGAGCGGAGAGTCTGCTAAGCCTGCTCCTGCCCCATGTGGATCGGAGTTCTGTGAGCGAGCAGCGCCTGCGTTCCTTCCTCTACTGCTGCAATGTGGCCGCCCACGATATGCGACTGTGCTCGGAACAGCGGACGCTGTACGGAGCGCGAGATTGCTTCGAGCTGCATCGCCGTGCAGCCCTCAAGTTTATAGTGGAAGAGTGCGTTCGCTTGGAGGCAGGCCTGGCCAGTGGTCCGACGGTGGGGAATGTTGCAAGCGCCGCAAAAGAGCTGCAATCCCATCTCACCAGTCTGGACTTTGAGGCGCATCCGTTTCTGGGCGCCGTTCGCCAGGCAGAGTTCACGCTGGGCAGCAAGCATCGCAGGTGGTGCAATCTCCATCTAAGCTTTGGCTATCCGGCGGATTAG
- the LOC108124077 gene encoding UNC93-like protein produces MGSLPNLHELEEAERKREKRREYELLLEQRARDTSRERERLSAFAQQRKQSSYNAYIMAGLGIGGGSLSLTATGNGELPSGNGTASGKSQSQATGGANPATTTTTTLSGFAMLGLTKKYQHHHPHQHQHQQHQHRHSLTTRHRVLRTRSSGGTQNVWDEQMMEHLTTYSPSPISTRSHRINPVSSYQVQAALAASRRRESINSSIGATSIRRLITLNNRNCRHKVPAHVRQKAWRQFTCLSLAHGLMNCVLLPVMALQGSNAVWHHREQWLPLGPDVGSLLLSLLFLVAAGMSLPSLRLIRRYGYTPLLAANYLAVTLFLVSHLYASIYTLLPAYLLLGMTISGAGGSKAALIVHYGGKLSCSQQQQHTCDSQQAQDVLVHEEHKMFCNRDQKVRRLARWFRASQDLGLIVGALLASLLLACTHGDWSTDCNASGSSNDSWPPQLRDFYNRNEHGERICGADMCPLRVQSLLAVGWSNGSSLPGRSGSSIYSGFIESGPRVDGESLLWLYILFSLAALTLSLLMVVVGKVQATGLLRPTERSAAGGGSLRDVSITDTLLFAGPLAYFVGTEQAYMLGDFLRAFVSCSLGIGMIAGALIGMGLMQLIVSCTLSMLLRHVKRIVVILAGFFFHSCLLLALSSWKPSSDDSALFYVIAASWGACNGMWETLILSLVTLNHAGNVAEVSAPLQGLRFLGLGLTFAGHGFLCESVKIIALVVLLVISVPPYATLEIRLEAQRKATLISL; encoded by the exons ATGGGCAGTCTCCCGAATCTTCACGAGCTGGAGGAGGCGGAGCGCAAGCGGGAGAAGCGGCGGGAGTACGAGCTCCTATTGGAGCAGCGGGCCAGGGACACCAGTCGAGAGCGGGAGCGTCTATCTGCCTTTGCCCAGCAACGAAAG CAATCTTCGTACAATGCCTATATCATGGCTGGTCTGGGCATCGGCGGTGGCTCGTTAAGCCTCACAGCCACCGGGAATGGTGAACTGCCCAGTGGCAATGGTACTGCGTCTGGAAAGTCCCAATCCCAGGCGACGGGCGGCGCAAATCcggccaccaccaccacaaccacgCTGAGCGGCTTCGCCATGCTGGGCCTGACCAAAAAGTACCAGCACCACCATCCAcatcagcaccagcaccaacagcaccagcaccgTCACTCGCTGACCACCAGGCATCGGGTGCTCCGGACGAGGAGCTCCGGCGGTACACAGAACGTCTGGGACGAGCAAATGATGGAG CACCTGACCACCTACTCGCCCTCGCCCATATCGACGCGGTCGCATCGCATCAATCCAGTGTCCTCCTACCAAGTCCAAGCTGCACTGGCCGCTTCGAGGCGTCGGGAGTCGATTAATAGCTCTATCGGAGCCACCTCCATCCGGCGGCTGATCACGCTGAACAACCGCAACTGCCGCCACAAGGTGCCCGCCCACGTGCGCCAGAAGGCGTGGCGGCAGTTTACATGCCTCAGCCTGGCCCACGGCCTGATGAACTGCGTCCTGCTGCCGGTGATGGCCCTGCAAGGCTCCAACGCCGTCTGGCATCATCGAGAGCAGTGGCTGCCCCTGGGACCGGACGTGGGATCCCTGCTGTTGAGCCTGCTGTTTCTGGTGGCCGCCGGCATGAGCCTGCCCAGCCTCCGGTTGATACGCAGGTATGGATACACGCCCCTGCTGGCGGCCAACTACTTGGCGGTGACCCTGTTCCTGGTCTCGCATCTGTATGCCTCGATATACACGCTGTTGCCGGCCTATCTGCTCCTGGGAATGACCATCAGTGGAGCCGGGGGCTCCAAGGCGGCCCTGATCGTGCACTACGGCGGGAAGCTGAGCTgctcccagcagcagcagcacaccTGCGACTCCCAGCAGGCCCAGGATGTGCTCGTTCACGAGGAGCACAAGATGTTCTGCAACCGGGATCAGAAGGTGAGGCGGCTGGCGCGCTGGTTTCGTGCCTCCCAGGATCTGGGCCTGATAGTGGGTGCCCTGCTGGCCTCCCTGCTCCTGGCCTGCACCCACGGGGACTGGAGCACGGATTGCAATGCCTCCGGATCATCGAACGACAGCTGGCCACCACAGCTGCGGGATTTCTACAATCGCAACGAACACGGAGAGAGGATCTGCGGCGCCGACATGTGCCCATTGCGGGTGCAGTCCCTCCTGGCCGTCGGTTGGAGCAATGGCAGTTCTTTGCCGGGCCGGAGCGGCTCCTCCATCTATTCGGGCTTCATCGAAAGTGGTCCTCGCGTTGACGGAGAGTCGCTGCTATGGCTTTATATTCTCTTCTCGCTGGCAGCGTTGACGCTGTCCCTTCtcatggtggtggtgggcaaGGTCCAGGCCACGGGTCTCCTGCGTCCCACGGAACGATCGGCGGCCGGCGGCGGCAGTCTCAGGGATGTTTCCATAACGGATACCCTGCTCTTCGCCGGTCCTCTGGCCTACTTCGTGGGCACGGAACAGGCCTACATGCTCGGCGACTTCCTGAGGGCCTTCGTGTCCTGTTCCCTGGGAATCGGGATGATTGCCGGCGCCCTGATCGGCATGGGCCTGATGCAGTTGATCGTCTCCTGCACCCTCAGCATGCTGCTCCGTCACGTCAAGCGGATAGTTGTGATTT TGGCCGGCTTCTTCTTCCACTCCTGCCTGCTCTTGGCCCTCTCCAGCTGGAAGCCATCGAGCGACGACAGTGCCCTCTTCTACGTGATTGCCGCCTCGTGGGGAGCCTGCAACGGAATGTGGGAGACCCTGATCCTGTCGCTGGTGACCCTCAACCATGCCGGGAACGTGGCCGAAGTCTCCGCCCCGCTGCAGGGACTCCGATTCCTGGGTCTCGGACTGACCTTTGCCGGGCATGGCTTCCTCTGCGAATCGGTGAAGATCATAGCACTGGTGGTGCTGCTCGTGATCAGTGTTCCGCCGTATGCCACGCTGGAGATCCGGCTGGAGGCGCAGCGCAAGGCGACGCTCATCAGCTTATGA
- the LOC108124022 gene encoding alpha-tocopherol transfer protein-like, translated as METDTDLGEARSRGDEVATSRSGQLKELIAWFESNPNLPEKIEPIVMLRFMKCMAYNVEKVKSLVELNYSLRNKNPHLFIDRSIEDDMTAKCLRASDLLVLPGLTPEGNKLLFFRMVDMEPNARNSVEETKIFYMMSDARFTLPDVEKPKDEDYQLNESDIADGDIQIVDIEGYTLRHLAYVSIFVLRIHMKFLQEAYPSRLKTMHVINCPTYLDRLISMMSPFLREEVRKLIKYHTEGLESLYKEVPRDMLPNEYGGKAGTIAELKERNIQMMRDQRAYLTDDRYWNVASQGKSRWSWF; from the exons ATGGAGACAGACACGGATTTGGGTGAAGCCCGTAGCAGGGGTGACGAAGTCGCCACTTCGAGGAGCGGTCAACTGAAAGAGCTAATCGCCTGGTTCGAGTCCAATCCCAATCTTCCAGAGAAAATAG aACCCATTGTAATGCTTCGCTTTATGAAGTGCATGGCCTATAATGTTGAAAAAGTCAAATCTCTGGTGGAACTCAACTATAGTCTCAGGAATAAGAATCCACATCTGTTTATAGATCGCAGCATAGAAGACGATATGACAGCCAAGTGTCTAAGGGCATC AGATCTCCTAGTCTTGCCCGGATTAACGCCCGAGGGTAATAAACTACTCTTCTTTCGTATGGTCGACATGGAACCCAATGCG CGCAATTCCGTCGAGGAGACCAAGATCTTTTACATGATGAGCGATGCCCGATTCACGTTGCCGGACGTGGAAAAGCCAAAGGACGAGGACTACCAACTGAATGAATCGGATATAGCCGATGGGGATATACAGATTGTGGATATCGAGGGTTATACCTTAAGGCACTTGGCCTATGTATCTATCTTTGTTCTGAGGATCCATATGAAGTTCCTGCAGGAGGCCTATCCAAGTCGCTTGAAGACGATGCACGTCATCAACTGTCCCACATACTTGGATCGATTGATTTCCATGATGTCGCCCTTTCTCAGAGAAGAAGTTCGCAAATTG ATCAAATACCATACAGAGGGTCTGGAGAGTCTTTATAAAGAGGTACCCAGGGATATGTTACCGAATGAGTATGGCGGGAAGGCCGGAACCATTGCCGAGCTCAAGGAAAGAAACATTCAGATGATGAGGGATCAGCG TGCCTATCTAACAGATGATCGTTACTGGAATGTAGCTTCTCAGGGAAAGAGTCGCTGGAGTtggttttga
- the LOC108124021 gene encoding alpha-tocopherol transfer protein produces MSGAGGKKTSTVTAEQTANGGGTAADSQRLKSNLGELLTWFQANDKLPQEIEPLLLRRFYQCMYGDVEETKKLIEVNYALRNKHPHLFIQRDPQDDDSRRTFEYADILPLPGLTPEKYKVSLYCFRDFDPYKMHHTEDTRAFFMVTDCRFVTPDDPNDPDVLSEGEVQIFDMKGTTMRHISRLTISTLRAYIKFLQLAFPVRLRAIHMVNCPTYLDRIVSVVKPFISDEVFKLIRFHTVSMDSLYEFVPRQMLPEEYGGGAGSLADLRTQTQKTLLDHRDYLMNPKHWLVEKTEKRNGGSWRFFK; encoded by the exons ATGAGCGGAGCGGGCGGGAAGAAGACATCGACGGTCACCGCAGAGCAGACGGCGAACGGAGGCGGCACAGCGGCGGACTCCCAGCGGCTGAAGAGCAATCTGGGGGAACTGCTCACCTGGTTCCAGGCCAACGACAAGCTTCCCCAGGAAATAG AACCCCTCTTGCTGAGACGTTTCTACCAATGCATGTACGGCGATGTGGAGGAAACCAAGAAGCTCATTGAAGTCAACTATGCGCTGCGTAACAAACATCCCCATCTGTTTATCCAAAGGGATCCCCAGGACGATGACAGCCGACGGACCTTCGAATATGC GGATATTCTGCCTCTGCCTGGGCTGACCCCAGAGAAGTACAAGGTGTCCCTGTACTGTTTTAGGGACTTTGATCCTTACAAGATGCACCACACGGAGGATACGCGGGCCTTTTTCATGGTCACCGACTGTCGCTTTGTGACTCCGGATGACCCGAATGATCCAGATGTCCTATCCGAGGGTGAGGTGCAGATCTTCGACATGAAGGGCACCACCATGCGACACATCTCACGTCTGACCATCAGCACCTTGAGGGCCTACATCAAGTTTCTGCAACTGGCCTTCCCAGTGCGTCTCCGGGCCATCCATATGGTGAATTGTCCCACCTATCTGGACCGGATCGTCAGTGTGGTGAAGCCTTTCATAAGCGACGAGGTTTTTAAACTG ATCCGTTTCCACACCGTTAGCATGGATTCCCTGTATGAGTTCGTTCCCCGCCAGATGCTGCCGGAGGAGTACGGCGGAGGGGCAGGTTCACTGGCTGACCTGCGAACCCAAACCCAGAAGACCTTGTTGGATCACCG TGATTATCTGATGAATCCCAAACATTGGCTGGTGGAGAAGACCGAGAAGCGTAACGGCGGCTCGTGgagatttttcaaataa
- the fs(1)K10 gene encoding DNA-binding protein K10 — protein sequence MVPKNQFQQNRNMQQQQMQMQYPNQQVQYPQQQQHHHHHQQQQQQYPHQQQFQQNRPNNNLNNNGNGHNNNINNARAAAAPYRKPFRQGNKNNGHNGNGGNGGHGPNSASDDIYSSCQMPSDPLYIDFNSPSSGGGGGGGGNQGNYEDQGKKKQMKGSNKQQQQQQGNNNNNTNKQQGYNNQMNGHNGGDWQRYPNPIQTRGGFNGFLRGPRPMMPPMGPGPMGPGGPMGPGGPGPRGAGPMPPFPPMPPFQPGMRIRGPMGGPRMGGPPIPPPHFMARNGPCPGPMMGGPPMHMMGMRMPPRGPPPCGPFGGPGMNMNGGRIKKPNPNLIKQGIKGKSTIKTLKHLINQYPIDKPWVTDEIRSEHAKKLDIENRLKGHKDDELFAQFRVQRDKFVTKYEAAREEYLKQEAASVKAAKDAKSDKDNDKNANSNPNTNPKPNPNQGDAKDATISSP from the exons ATGGTGCCCAAAAATCAATTTCAGCAGAACCGGAacatgcagcagcaacagatgCAGATGCAGTATCCGAACCAGCAGGTTCAGTatccgcagcagcagcagcaccaccaccaccaccaacagcaacaacaacagtatcCGCACCAGCAACAGTTTCAACAGAATCGTCCTAATAATAATCTTAATAATAATGGCAATGGCCACAATAATAATATCAACAATGCTCGTGCCGCGGCAGCGCCGTATCGGAAACCCTTCCGGCAGGGGAACAAAAATAATGGTCACAACGGAAATGGTGGCAACGGCGGACATGGTCCGAATTCCGCCAGCGACGACATCTACTCCTCCTGCCAAATGCCCAGCGATCCGCTCTACATCGACTTTAACAGTCCCTCGTCGGGTGGTGGTGGAGGCGGTGGCGGGAACCAGGGGAATTACGAAGATCAGGGTAAAAAGAAGCAAATGAAGGGCAGCAacaagcagcaacagcagcagcagggtaacaataacaacaacaccaacaagcAGCAAGGATACAATAACCAAATGAACGGGCACAACGGAGGCGATTGGCAGCGTTATCCTAATCCCATACAGACTCGCGGTGGTTTCAATGGGTTCTTACGCGGGCCACGCCCCATGATGCCGCCAATGGGTCCTGGTCCAATGGGACCTGGCGGACCCATGGGTCCCGGCGGGCCAGGACCACGTGGCGCCGGGCCCATGCCGCCGTTTCCGCCAATGCCGCCGTTCCAGCCGGGCATGCGGATACGCGGTCCCATGGGTGGGCCCCGCATGGGTGGACCGCCGATACCGCCGCCCCACTTTATGGCCCGCAATGGTCCCTGTCCGGGACCAATGATGGGCGGTCCGCCCATGCACATGATGGGAATGAGAATGCCGCCCCGTGGTCCGCCGCCGTGCGGCCCCTTCGGCGGGCCGGGCATGAACATGAACGGCGGCCGCATCAAAAAGCCGAATCCCAATCTAATCAAGCAGGGCATCAAGGGCAAGAGCACCATCAAGACCCTGAAGCACCTGATCAACCAGTATCCCATCGACAAGCCGTGGGTGACGGACGAGATACGGTCAGAGCACGCCAAGAAGCTGGACATCGAGAACCGCCTGAAGGGGCACAAGGACGACGAGCTGTTTGCCCAGTTCCGGGTGCAGCGGGACAAGTTTGTGACCAAGTACGAGGCCGCCCGGGAGGAGTATCTGAAGCAGGAGGCGGCCAGCGTAAAGGCGGCCAAG GATGCCAAGTCAGACAAAGATAAtgacaaaaatgcaaattcaaATCCGAATACGAATCCGAAACCAAATCCAAATCAGGGCGACGCCAAAGATGCAACTATTTCAAGTCCCTAG
- the Or2a gene encoding odorant receptor 2a has translation MKELHLDTHRAVRYHWRVWELTGLMQPTGISRFWYFIYSLVINASVTILFPLSLVARLFFTHNMQNMCENLTITITDIVANLKFLNVFLVRRQLHEIRSLLKHLDERARQIHHPEELAALNEAVTIAQKGFQYFARIFTFGTILSCIRVAISSKRQLLYPAWFGVNWENSWRAYVICYAYQLFGLVVQAVQNCASDSYPPAYLCLLTGHMRALELRVRRIGYGRGRLNSTHEELLDCIRDLMLVHQLKNIIQRILSVACMAQFACSAAVQCTVAMHFLYVVDDNDLSAMILSIVFFVAVTLEVFIICYFGERMRTQSEALCDGFYACNWVDQLPVFKRDLIFTLARTQKPSLIYAGGYIPLSLETFEQLMRFTYSAFTLLLRAK, from the exons ATGAAGGAACTGCACCTGGACACCCACAGGGCCGTGCGCTACCACTGGCGTGTGTGGGAGCTCACCGGACTGATGCAGCCCACGGGAATCTCCCGGTTTTGGTATTTCATCTACTCTTTGGTGATCAACGCTTCGGTCACCATCCTGTTCCCCCTGAGCCTCGTGGCCCGGCTGTTCTTCACCCACAACATGCAGAACATGTGCGAGAATCTGACCATCACCATCACGGACATCGTGGCGAACCTTAAGTTCCTCAATGTGTTTCTGGTGCGACGGCAGCTCCACGAGATTCGCTCCCTGCTGAAGCACCTGGACGAACGGGCGCGCCAAATCCATCATCCGGAGGAGCTGGCCGCCTTGAACGAGGCCGTGACGATCGCCCAGAAGGGCTTTCAGTACTTTGCCCGGATCTTCACCTTCGGCACCATCCTCAGTTGCATCCGAGTGGCCATCTCCTCGAAGCGGCAGCTCCTCTACCCGGCCTGGTTCGGTGTCAACTGGGAGAACTCTTGGCGGGCGTATGTGATCTGTTATGCCTACCAGCTCTTTGGTTTGGTCGTCCAGGCGGTCCAGAACTGCGCCAGTGACTCGTATCCGCCGGCATACCTTTGCCTGCTGACGGGCCACATGCGGGCCCTGGAGTTACGGGTGCGGCGGATCGGTTATGGGAGGGGAAGGTTGAATTCCACGCACGAGGAGCTGCTCGACTGCATCCGGGACCTGATGCTGGTCCACCAGCTAAAGAACATCATCCAGCGCATCCTGTCGGTGGCCTGTATGGCGCAGTTCGCCTGCTCCGCCGCCGTCCAGTGCACCGTGGCGATGCACTTCCTCTACGTGGTGGACGACAACGATCTGTCCGCCATGATCCTGTCGATAGTGTTCTTTGTGGCCGTCACCCTGGAGGTCTTCATCATTTGCTACTTTGGGGAGCGGATGCGAACGCAGAGCGAGGCTCTCTGCGATGGCTTCTATGCCTGCAACTGGGTGGACCAGCTGCCCGTCTTCAAGCGGGATCTCATCTTCACTCTGGCCAGAACCCAGAAGCCGTCTCTGATCTACGCCGGCGGCTACATACCCTTGTCCCTGGAGACCTTTGAGCAG CTCATGCGGTTCACTTACTCCGCCTTTACGCTCCTCCTGCGGGCTAAGTAA